TCCAGTAAGGGCTGCAATTCAGCAGCCATCGACTTCAGCAATTGCACTGCAAGGGCGCTGGTGAAGTCATACCGCTTGGCATAAGGCTCATGCACGACGGCAGTCAAGGTGCCAAAAAACCGATCGCCGATAGCAAAGACAAAAGTCGCCGTACGATTAACCTTGCGCGACTCGATCAGACGCCGCCCCTTCGCATAGATATTGAGCCGCTGATCGCCAGTCCCCGTCTTGCCATAGACCTCAAGCGTCGTCCCATTCGGAAACGTCATCCCACCAGCAAGGCGCTTAGCCGTTCCCCCAGCGACGACATCGCGCATCATGGCTTGCGCGACCCGCGCAATCTCAGGCGAAATCGCCTCGTTCGGCTGCGGCGTCGCGCGCACGAAGCGCGTCTCGTACGGCGTGCCCTTCGCAAACTCAAGCTCACTCAAGCTCTGCGTCGGCGCCTGATTCCCCTTGTTCGCAATCACGCCGATCAACTGGGCCAGCGCTGCGGGCCGGTCCCCCGATGCACCGATCGCCGCCGCATACGAAGGCGTCAGATGCGCAAACGGATAGCCAAGCGCCTGCCACGATTTGCCGATCGCATCGTACGCATGCTGCTCGACCATGCGGCGAATGCGACGATCCTGCGTCGCGTGATAGCGCGTCTTGAAGAGCCACTTGTATGCATCGGCGCGCACCTCGCGGCTAGCCTCCATCACGTCGTTCGCACTTGCCTCGGGACGCTCGCGTAGATAATTGACGAGCCACAGTTCCAGCGGATGCACGCTAGAAATGTATGCGCGGTCGTTCAGGTTGAATTTATCGATCGCATACTTCGCATAGAGCTCCGCGAGCGCGTCGTCAGGCGGATTCGCTTTCGGCGTGTTCTTCAGTGCGGCGCGCATCTGGCTGTTGAACCACGCCTGCGGTGCATCGGGCCGCACGCTGCGCAGGACGGTCGCAACTTTCGGAGGCGACTTGCGTACGCCGCGCAGAAGAACGGCAAGCATCTCGTCCTGAGTCTTGCCGTGATACTTCGTGTAGAAGCGATTCATGTACACGCGGCTTTCCTGATCGGCGAAGCGCGTCAGGTACATCTTGCGCGTATCAGGATCGCTGAGCCATTGCGATGACGGGCCAGACGTCTTGATCGTTTCATAGTGGACGATGTCGCGCATGATCCGCACGAACACCAGATTCACCGAATGCTGGAAAGCCTGATGCACCGTGAGGATGCGCGAGTTCTCGTCGGCTTCGAAGTTCGTGAAGGTCTGTGCGCCGCCTCCCGTGAAAAAGGTTTCGCCCGCATTTGCCGAATACTTGCGCTCCACCGACGCATCGAGCATCGCCGGAAGCGAGCGGTCGTTGGTGTGCATGAAATAGTCGACCGCCCAGCGCGTCAAGGCGTCTTCGCGCTCGGGCTTCACGGCGCGCAGTTCATCGACGCTCATCTGGCCATAGCGCGCATGCAGTTCCGACATGATCTGCAGATACGTGATGATCGTGCGCAACTTCGCCGTCGAACCGAGATTCAAGCGCGCGCCGGAATTGATATCGAACGGGCGGTTGACGCTATCCGTCTGCACGCGCAACAGGTTCACGCCGTCGCGCTTTTCGAACAGCGTGAAGCTGAACGCGATCTTCGACGGGTCGTCCTTCGGCTGCAGCATGTTGAAGCCATAAAGCCCCGCTGCTTGCGCGCCGTCCTTGGTCGTGGCGGCGGCGAGACGATCACTGATGGCCTGCTGAACCTGGTTGTTCATCGTCGACGTCACGCGAACGTCGAGCCGGTCGAGGTCGTACAGATTCGACACGCCGAGCGACGACAGCAGATGCGTGCGCAACGACGTCACCGCTTTGCGCTCGATGAACGAGCCTTCGGGCGTCGCGACCTTCGCGCGTGTCAGCACGAGTTGTTGCGCGAGCGCGGCGTCGCGCAGTTGCGGCGTGATCACGCCATTCGTCGCGAAGATCCGCAGATAGCTTTCCGTCAGAGCATTGAGTTCATCGTTCTTGCGCAGCAGAAAATGCGACGGTCCGCGCTGCGCGATCATCAGCGACAGCACCTGACGGAATGCAAGCCCCTGCTCAGGAAGATTCTCGGGCGTCGGCGGCGCTTTCAGCACGCGGTTCACTTCTGCGAAGTCGCGGCCGTACCAGGCGGCAAGTCCATCGCCGATGCCGTTCACTTCGCCGATGCCTGGCTGGGCGGCGAGCGGCACCGAATTCAGGTAGCGCACCACTATCTGCTCGCGTGCGGGCATCGTGCGCGGACCGTCGAGATAGGCGCGCACGGACGCCGACGCGATCTGCCGGAGCTTTTCCTTTGGCGTCGCAGTGCGGCCGCCGGGCGAATGGCGGAATTTCTCGATCTGCGTGGCGAGCGTGCTGCCGCCTGGCTGCGGCTGGGTATGGTTGAAAACCCGCAGCCCCTGATCCATCAGCGCACGGCTGAAGCGCCCCCAGTCGATCGCAGGATTACGGTTCGGCTGGTCGCTATCGAGCAGATGGCGGTCTTCGATGAACAGTAGCGCCGACACGACGAGGGGCGGCACCGCCTCGAAATCGTCATACACGCGCGCGGGATATTGCGCGCCGAACAGGCGCGTGCCCGTCGCGTCATAGAGCGTCAGGCCAGCCTGATCCTTTTCATCGTAAGGAATGAAAAGGCCGTCGTCGGCGAGTGACGCCATGCGTTCCGAATCGCGCGCCTGCGAGGCCACGGCAAAGCCGCGCTCTTTCAGACGGCGCTCGAAAGCGGGTAGCAGCGCGTAGCCGAGGCGGATGTCGTAAGGTCCGTCGGTAGGAAAACGGATGTTGTCGCTGGGCCCTTCCGATACGGTGAAGCCGACGTCGCGCGTGAGTTCGGACAGGTAGCGCGCCTGCAATCGCGACGTGTCCATCTCGATCTGGAGAAAGCGCACGCCGAAGGCAACAGCGACGAGAAACGCGGCGAAAAAGAGCCACTTGAACCACTTCCAGACAGAAGTGGTGCCGATTGCGCGTAACGGAAACCGTAGTGGCCGATTCATGGCGGCGTCTCCTTGCAGATGCCTAACCACATTCACGTCGACTGCTGTCAGTCTAACGCGGAACGCGCGTTTGCGAGGGCCGCAAACGCCGGGACTTGAACGGGTGAGTACGCCACGCAACACAGTTGACACGGACATGCGACGAGCGCGGGCATTTTTTGCCGGCGTGCATTGCGCCATCGGGCGCGGCGGGGTAAAGGAGACCGTGTTCGATGCCGATGCAACGTCGCCACGTGCGAAATTACCCTGAAATACCGGATACGGCATCCACGCGAAATTGCGTAACATAGCCGCGCCCCCGAACCACTACGCGCCTTTGTGCAAATCCGCATGCATAGCTACTACGAAGCGACCGTCGAGCGTCCCGTGCGCCCTGCGCTGCACGGACAACTGAGCGCGAATGTCTGCGTCGTCGGCGGCGGGCTGGCGGGCCTGTCGACGGCGCTGGGATTGGCCGAGCGCGGCGTACGCGAGGTCGTCGTGGTCGAAGCGAAGCAGGTCGGCTACGGCGCGTCGGGCCGCAATGGCGGCTTCGTGTTCGGCGGCTACAGCCTCGATTGCGCGGACCTGTTGCGAATTCTCGGGCCTGCGCGGGCGCGCGAACTCTACGCGTTGACCATCGACGCCGTCGATCTGATGCGTGCGCGGATCCAGCGTTACGCTATCTCCTGCGACGCGACCGATGCGGGCGTGATCCTCGCGAACTGGTTCGACGATCCGTCGCGGCTCGACAGCCAGCGCCGCCTGATGAAGGAAGCGTTCGACGTCGAATGGGAACCGCTCGGCGCCGCCGAGCTGAGCGCGCGCCTGAAGACGACGCGTTATCACGGTGGACTGTTCGAGCGCAACGCCTTTCACTTTCATCCATTGAAGTATGTGCTGGGTGTCGCGCGCGCCGCCGAAGCAGCCGGCGTGCGGATCGTCGAGCAGTCGCCCGTCACGTCGCTACGCCGGCACGGCGCGGGGTTTGCCGTCGAGACGGCGCACGGCACCATCGACGCCCGGCACGTCGTGATGGCGGGCGGCGGCTATGCGCGCAATGTGTACCGGCGCGTCGAGCGCGCGGTGCTGCCTGTCGCCACCTACGTGATGGCGACAGAGCCGCTCGGCGCGGGGCTGGCCGATGCGATCGCCTGTCCTTCCGCCGTCTACGACACGCGCTTCGCCTTCGACTACTATCGGCCGCTGCCCGACACACGCATCCTGTGGGGCGGACGCATTTCGATTCGGGAACGCGAGCCCGAAGTCATCGCGCGGCTGTTGCGCCGCGATTTGCTGAAAGTGTATCCGCAGTTGCGCCACGTGCGCATCGAGCATGCGTGGGGCGGTCTGATGAGTTACGCGCGGCACAAGATGCCGCAGATCGGCCGCAGCGGTGACGGCGTCTGGTACGCGGTCGGCTTCGGCGGACATGGAATGGCGCCGACCACGGTGTCGGGCGAACTGCTGGCGGCCGCCATCGCGGGCGAACGCCCGGTGCCCGAAGCGTTCGCCTCGTTCGGTCTCACGCACACATTCGGCGCGCTGGGGCTCGCCGCCGCGCAACTGAGCTACACGGCGATGCAGACGCGCGATGCACTCGCCGACCGGCCACGGCGCCCGCGCTGAACAGCCCGCATAGCGTGCCCGCAAGGGCCGCGCAGCGCGGCTCGACGTGCCGCCAGGCCGCGCTGGCCGGCGAATTCGGCATGCTAGAATGAAACGTCATCGCCGCCGGAATACACAATGAAAAAGGCAAGCCGAGCAACCGTGCCCGAGCATATCGAGACCCTGCCCGAGACCTCCCATCCGCGGCGCAAATACGATCCCGAAGAGACGAAGCGCAACATCCTCGAGGTAGCTACGCAGGAGTTTTCGTCGATGGGACTGACGGGCGCGCGTGTCGACGCAATCGCCGAGCGCACCAACACGACGAAGCGCATGCTGTACTACTATTTCGGCAGCAAGGAAGGCTTGTACGAGGCGGTGCTCGAGAAGGTGTATGGCGACATTCGCGCGCTCGAACAGGATCTGAAGATCAGCGACATGAGCCCGATGGATGGGCTACGCAGTCTGGTGGAGTTCACGTTCGACTATCACGATAAACATCGCGACTTCGTGCGTCTCGTGACGATCGAGAACATTCACGGCGCGAAGTACATCGAGCAGGTGAAGACCTTCAAGAATCGCAATGCGACGGTGATTCACACCATCGAAGATCTGTTGACGCGAGGAGTCGCGTCAGGGGATTTTCGCGAGGATATCGATGCCATTGATCTCCATCTGCTCATTAGCTCGTTGTGCTTTCATCGGATTGCGAATCGGCATACGTTCGGTACCGCTTTTGGGCGTGATCCGTCTCACGCGAGGCTAAGAGCGCGGCATCGCGCTATGATCGTTGATGCTATTTTGAGGTTTGTTAAGAAGTAGTTTTTTGTCTGCGACGCTAGTCGCCGTTTGGTCATTTGTCGTCTGCGACACTAGTCGTTCTCTTTTTTGGGTTTTCGCTGGCATCCGCGTTTTGCTTCTGGTTCGCTGGTGTTGCCCCTGTGCGGGGCGGCACTCACTTTCTTTGCGGCGGCAAAGAAAGTAAGCAAAGAAAGCACCGTGAATGCCAGCAAAACTGAACCAGCAAAAAGACAAAGAATGGCGACTGCGTCGCAGACAAAAAAACACCTGCGCTATTGCGCCAACACCCGTAACCTTGGCGCCGACGCCGATCCCATCAACGCCTCCAGCGACATCGGCCGCGCCAGGTGATACCCCTGCCCGTGCGCAGCACCGATCGTCCGCAATAAATCCAACGTCGCCTGATCCTCGATCCCTTCCGCAACAACCGTCAACTCCAGCGACTCCGCCATCCGCACGATGGCCCGCACGATCGCCCGGCTCCGCGCACTCTGCGTCAGCTCCAACACGAATGACTTGTCAATCTTTAAGCCACTGAACCGATACTGATGCACATAGCTCAACGACGAAAAACCCGTGCCGAAATCGTCGAGCACGACACTCATCCCGTTATCGGCAAGACTTTGCATCGTATTGCGCGCAAGATCCGGCTCGGCAACGAGCGCACCCTCCGTCAGTTCGAGTGAAACGCGCGAAGGATGCACGCCATAGCGCTTCAACAGTTCGAGCAACTCTTCCGCGAACTCTGGACGCGTCATGCTGTAACTCGACAGATTCACCTGCACGGGCGGCCAGTCGATATGCTCCCGCTGCGCAAGAATCTCGGCCACGCGCGTCAGCATGTACATGTCGAGCCGACCAATCAGCTTTAATCCCTCCACGGCAGGCAGAAAACGCCCCGGCGCCCACACCTCGCCGTTCGGCTGCTGCCAGCGAATCAGCGCTTCCAGCGCAACCAGCTCGCCACTGGCGATATCGACAATAGGCTGAAAATACGGCACCAGCTCGCCGTCGCGCTTCAGCGCGTTGCGCAGCGCGCCCTCCGTTTCGATCTGGTCCGACAGCTCGCGACGCATCTGCTGATTGAACACCGCGAAACTGTCGCGCCCGCGATTCTTCACGCGATACATCGCAGCATCGGCATCGCGCAGCAAATCGGCCGGCTCCCGGTGATGCGCACTATCCGCGCTCACCACACCAACGCTACATGAGGTGAACACCGTCTGCTCGCCGATATTGAACGGCGTGTCGAACGCCGCAAGAATGCGCTCCGCCAGCGTTAGCACCGTCTGCAAGCTCGCACCCGGCACGACGACGGCGAACTCGTCGCCGCCGAGCCGCGCAAGCAGATCGTCTCGCCGCAAACAGTCGCGCAAGCGCCCCGCCACTTCCACGAGCAACGCATCGCCGAACAAATGGCCGAGACTGTCGTTGACGACCTTGAAGCGATCCAGGTCGATGAACAGCACCGAAAGAGGCTCGCCGCGGCTGCTGTAGCCAAGCCACGCCGCCGCCAGCCGTTCGTACAGATGCGAACGGTTCGGCAAGCCCGTCAACGCATCGTGATAGTTCTCGTGCAAGAGCCGCGCATTGGCGGCGTCCAGTTCCTGCGTGCGCGCCAGCACTCGCGCTTCAAGTTCGAGATTCGCCGCCTGCTGCGCTTCCGCGACACGCCGCCGCGACAACGCGGTATCGATATGGCGCGACACGAATGTCAGCAGTTCCTGATCGCGCCTGTCGTAATTCACGCTCGACGAATAACTCTGCACGACCAGCACGCCGCGCACCACGATGCCGTCGAAGAGCGGCACGCCGAGCCACGAGCGCAAACGGATGTTCTCGCTGTCCAGCTTGATCTCGCCCGCTTCGACAAGGCGCACGGCATCGCTCGTGTCAAACAGACACGGCACGCGCTGACGGATCACGTACTCCGTAAGTCCGCGCTCGCGGCGCCGCGACGTCGGCACTTCCTGCTGCGTTTCGTCGATGTAATACGGAAACGACACCTCCGCCGTCGCGGGATCGAACAGCGCAACGTAGAAGTTCTTCGCGTACAGCAGCCCGCCGACGATCTCGTGCAGACTGCGAAAGAACTTGCCGATCTCGACGGACTGACTCGACAGCTCCGCGATTTCGAACAGCGCCGCCTGTAAATGCTGCGCGCGCTCGCGCTCGGCTATCTCCGCGCGCAGCGTGTCGTTCAGACGCGAAAGCTCAGCCGTTCGGCGCGCGACCTCGGCTTCGAGCCCGACGCGATGCAGAATGCGGTCGAGCGCCATCGCCACGTGCCGCGCAACAACCAGAAAGAGCGCACGGTCCTCGGCGCTATAGATGCGCGTCGCGTCGTACACCTGCATCGTCACCATGCCGAACACTTCGTCCGACGCATTCTTCAGCGGCGCGCCCATCCAGAACTTCGGCCGATGCCCGACACAATGAAAGCGCCCCCTCGCACTTGCCTCGATGATGCCCTTCTCGTCGATCAGCAGCGGCTGCCCCGTCGTCAGCACGTAACCCGTCAGCGAGAGCCGCTCCCGGTCGACCATGTCCATGTGGTTCGTATCGACGGCTTCGGTATCGATCAGGTCAATGTAGTACGGATAGGTGACGGCGCCCGTTTCACGGTCGTAAAGTGCGAGATAGAAATTCTCAGCGTCGATCAGCGTACCGAGACGCTCGTGAATCGCCTGCAGAAATTCGCCGCGCTCGCTGATCGAGCTGGCGAGATACGCGATGTCGTACAGCACGCGCTGCACGTTTTGCGCGCGCATCAGTGCATCGGCCTGCATTTGTTCGCCGATCACGCGCGCGAACGCGGCAAATGCGGAGTCGCCCGCGCACGACGCGGGCGCAAGCAGCCAGCCGAGCGCGAGATCCCTGCGGCCAGTCGGCCACGCGAACCAGCCGTACTCGACGCAGGCGTCGTGCAGCATCGCGGGCACGATGGAGCGCGGCCAGTCGAACCGCGCCGCGCCTTCGCGTACGAGTTCCAGATGCTGGCCCGCCCGGTACCACGCCCAAGGCGCGCCGGCTGCCTCGGCCGCGTGCGCCGCCTGGTCGATCAACTGCGCTTGCGTACCGTCTGCCGACAGATCGGCATTCCACATAAATCAGCCCCCGAGCCGTCTCATGGTTGTTTTCGTCCTCGACCTGTTATATCGACGTAAGCGACGGCAAACTTGATGTATCTGGCGCGCAAAAAAATACTTCGGCAAGGCCGAAAACGTTTGCCTGAAGGGTTTTTCCAACCCGGTTTTGCCCCGATTGCTGCGGAACGGCACTTGCTGTTCAGCTCACGTCTGCGCCGCCCACGCGATGGCCTGCTTCGCTTTGCTTGCGCGGCGCATCAGTTAGAGGAGCCAACATGCAAGCTCATACGAGGGGTGCCGTGCGTGCCGACGTTTTCCGGCTCGGCCCACGCGACTGGGTGCCGAACAACGCGCGTCTTCCCGTGATCCTGTATCGCGACGTGCTGGATGCGCACGGCACTGGCAACGGCGGCAAACTTGCCGAGACATTTGAAGCGATGTTCACTCGCAACGGCTGGCCGCCGAAGTGGCGTAATGGAATCTTCGACTATCACCACTTCCACTCGTCGGCGCATGAGGTGCTCGGCATCGCCGCGGGCGCGGCGGATGTGATCGTCGGCGGGCCAGGCGGCCGCGTCGTGCATCTGGAAGCGGGCGATGTGCTCCTGTTGCCGGCGGGCACGGGGCACTGCCTCGAATCGTCGAGCGGACCGCTCGAGGTGGTCGGCGCGTATCCGCCGGGCCAGCAGTGGGATATCCGGCGCGACGCGCTGACGGAAGCAGAACGCGCCGCGATGGAAGCCTTGCCGTTTCCGCAGAGCGACCCGGTGCGCGGCGCGCAGGGTCCTTTGCTGGAGAACTGGCTGAAAACCGCGTGATTTTCAGCAGTGCGCTATCGGTGGGTGTGTGGCGGGCGCTGCTTCTTCATGGTGCAGCGTCACTGCTGCAGACCCCAGCGGCGCACCGTCATACGTTCCAGCGTGTCGAACACCAGATGCTCGACGAGCAGGCCAATCGCGATCACCGCGGCGAGCCCCCCAAATACGCGGTCGGTGTAAAGCTCGTTGCGGTTCTGGAAGATGTACCAGCCCAGTCCGCCGTTTCCGCTACTCGCACCGAACACCAGTTCGGCTGCGATCAGCGTGCGCCATGCGAATGCCCAGCCCACGCGCAGGCCCGCAAGAATCGACGGCAGCGCGGCAGGCACAAGGATCAGCACCACATGGTGCAACCCCGTCAGGCCATAGTTGCGCCCCGCCATCCGCAATGTCGCGGGCACCGCACGAAAGCCCGCGTACATGTTGAGCGCAAGCGGCCACAATACGGCATGCACGAGCACGAACAGCAGGCTGCCCGTGCCGAGACCGAACCACAGCAGCGCGAGCGGCAGCAGCGCAATCGACGGCAACGGATTGAACATCGCCGTCAGCATCGACAGCAAGTCGCGGCCGATGCGTGTCGATACGGCGAGCGAGGTCAGCAGGAAAGCGAGCGCGACGCCAAGCAGATACCCGCGCAACAGCACGGACATCGATGCGGCCGTCTTCTGCAGCAGTTCGCCCGATGCGATGCCCTGCACGAACGCAGCGAAGGTGGCACCGAACGTAGGCAACAGCAGATCGTTGTCGATTGCGCGCGCGGCGAGTTCCCAGCCTGCGATCAGCACGATCGCGATGATCGTCTTGCTGAGCCACGACTGGTTCGCGAGACGCCGCGCGATGGGCAACGGTGCTTCGACGGCAAGATCGCCGACGGGTTCGAGCGGCCGCTCGTATTCGGCGCGCACGGGCGGCAGCAACGTGGAAGGCGTGCTCATCGGCTGGACTCCATTTCTTCGAACAGCAGGCGGTGAATCTGCGCGATGCGATGCTGGAAGTCGCTACGGCCAAAGCTGTCCTGTGTGTATTGATGGCTGTTGAGTTCGGCGCGCACGCGGCCCGGATGCGGCGACAGCAGCAGAATGCGATTGCCGACGATCAGCGCTTCCTCGATCGAATGTGTGACGAACAGCAGCGTGAAGCGCACTTCTTCCCACAGACGCAGCAACTCTTCCTGCATCTTGCGGCGCGTGAGCGCATCGAGCGCGGCGAACGGTTCGTCCATCAGCAGCACGCGCGGCTGCATCGCGAGCGCGCGCGCAATCGCGACGCGCTGCTTCATGCCACCCGATAGCGTGTGCGGATACGCAGCGGCAAACGATGCAAGACCGACCTTGTCGAGATAGTGTTGCGCACGTTCCTTCGCCTCCGCGCGGCTCAGCTTCTTCGCGACGCGCAAAGGAAACGCGATGTTCTCGAGCACCGTCTTCCACGGCGGCAACTGGTCGAATTCCTGAAACAGGACGATGCGGTCCGCACCCGGCTCGCGTACCGTTTCGCCGTCGAGTGTGATCGTGCCCGAGACGGGCTTGATGAATCCGCCGACGGCTTTCAGCAACGTCGACTTGCCGCAGCCCGAAGGTCCCAGCAGAACGAAACGGTCGCCGCCATACACGTCGAAACTCACGTCCTGCGTCGCGCGCACGACACGCTCGCGCGTGCGGTATTCAAGGCTCACGCGATCGACGGCAAGCAGGCGGCTCGAATGCGCGGCCTCTTGCGCTGTATCCGTCGCGGCATGGTCGCCGAAGAGCACGGAAGGATTCGCGGCCATCAGCGGCCTCCTGCCATGTGAATTGCGTGCGAAATGACTTTCACGATGACACACCCGATAAGCAAAACCACACCATAAATTGAGCGTCCGCCATGACCAACCAATGAATGTGCATATTCAATGCTGTTTGCTGCATAAGCGCCGCAAATCGCACTATGACCTCACATGCGTCTTGTGTAACGGCGGCATCTGCAATATGTATTACACGTGCCGAAAAGCAAAAACCCGCTGAAAGAGCGGGCTTTCTGGCGCTTCGTGTCCACGCGGATCAACTGCCCGATGCCGTCGCGGGATCTTCGAAGAAGTAATCCTTCCACGACTTCGGCTCGTTGCGGATCGCGCCGACGCGATACATGAACTGCGCCAGCCCCAACGTGTTTTGCGGCGCGACCTTGAACTGCACTTGCGGATTGCGAATCACCGACAGCAGCAGATCGCGGTCCGTCTTCGCCTGATTCACTCGAATGTAGATATCGGCTGCGGCGTCCGGATTCGCGGTGATGAACTGCGCCGCATCTGAAAGGCCGTTCACGAATGCGCGATACGTCTTCGGGTTCTCGTTGCGGAACTTCTCAGTCGCGTAGAGCACAGTGGCGGAACTCGGTCCGCCGAGCACGTCGTATGAGTTCAGCACGATATGCGCGTTCGGATTCGCAGCCAGCTCCTGTTCCTGAAACGGCGGATTGCCGAAATGCGCGGTGATTTCCGTGCCACCCGCAATGATGGCGGCAGCTGCGTCGGGATGCGGCACCGCCTGCGTGATCTTGTCGAGACGGTTGTATTCCTTGTCGCCCCAGCGCTTCGCCGACGCGAATTGCAACACACGCGACTGCACCGACACCGACACTGCCGGAAGCGCAATGCGATCCTTGTCGGTGAAGTCCGCGATGGTCTTCACATTCGGATTGTTCGACACGAGGTAGTACGGGAGATTGCCGAGCGACGCGACGCCTTTCACGTTCTGCCTGCCATGCGTGCGGTCCCAGATCGTCAGCAGCGGACCGACACCCGCGCCCGCTACATCAATCGAGCCCGACAGCAGCGCATCGTTCACGGCAGAGCCTCCCGACAGCTTGACCCAATCGACCTTGATATCGAGCCCTTCCTTGCGCCCTTCTTTCTCGATGAACTGCTGATCGCGCGCGACGTTCAGCAGCAAATACACAATGCCGAACTGTTCGGCGACGCGAATATGCCCTTCTGCGTGCGCATCGAGCGACGCGCCGAGTCCTGCTGCACCGAGCGACAACGCGAGCAGCGATGAAACAAAACGGCGAGCGAGCGACGGCCGCACCGCGGCCGGGCGAATTGAAAACAGCATGGGAACTCCGCGAGTCGTGGAACGGAAATGAAGAATGCGTGCAGCCTAGAACGGCGCGTCGCCTTCGATCGTCGTGCGGTACAGCTTGCGGCGCAGATGATCGGGCGTGCCCGCGGCGAGGTGCATCAACGAGCGGTTGTCCCAGAACACGAGATCGTGCTCAGCCCACTGATGACGATAGATGTGCTCGTCGCGCACGCTGTGCACAAACAGCGCGCCAAGCAGATCGCGGCTTTCGTCCTCGGGAAGACCGACAATATGCGTAGTGAAATGCTCGCTGACGAAAAGCGCCTTGCGGCCCGTTTCCGGATGCGTGCGCACGACGGGATGCACGACGGGTTTCACTTCGGCGACCTGCTCAGCCGAGAGATTCGGCCGCCACGGGCTGCGCTTTTGCAGCTCCGCATATTTCGCGAGGTACGTATGCTCCGCCGTGCGTCCTTCGACGGCCTTGCGCAGATGCTCGGGCAATGTGTCCCACGCCAGGTGCATGTTCGCGAACAGCGTGTCACCGCCTTCCGACGGCAACTCTTGCGCGTGAAGCAGCGAGCCGAGACTCGGTTTCTCTTTGTACGACAGATCCGAATGCCAGAAGTGACCGGCATCGCCGAGTCCGATCGGCTGACCGTTCTCGCGAATGTTCGATACGATCAGCACTTCGGGATGGCCGGGCAACTGGAACTGACGCAGCACGTGGATTTGCAGCGGCCCGAAGCGGCGGCTGAACGCGACATGCTGTTCGGGCGTAATCCGCTGCTCGCGAAACACGAGCACGTGATAGTCGAGATGCGCGCGATGAATACGCGCGAAATCGTCGGCGGAAAGCGGCTCATTCAGATCGAGGCCGAGCACTTCGGCACCGACGGGTGCATCAAACGCAACGATGTCGAATGTCTGAAGCGCGCCGGACGATTGCACGCGCGGCGCCGCGTGGCGATGGGGTGAAACGGTGGTGGTCACGCTGAGTGTTCTTGATTGGTTGCGACGGTGGAATCAATCTACGACCAGCGTTTCGGGCCGTCAACGAAGCAAATCCCATACTCATATCTGCCTTAGCGATAAACGTCCCGCTAGCCTGGACGTCGCGCTCCGAGCGCAACATTGCATGCCGCGCATGCAGACGCGCCGTGCGCACGCTATTTGCTTATACGGGTGGCCGCGCTGTCGCCCCGGCGCGGATATCGCTCGCTAGCGCACAGACGTTCGCTGACGCGAGTGACAAGTTCGGGCTAACATCGGATACCGGCGTTTGCCGGCCAGCGGTCTCACGGTCATACGCGCCAGTGTCATGACAAAGGTCTTCATCCACTCGATTACCGTGCTGGCCGCCGTTGGCGCAGGACTCTGCAGCGAGCCCGCGTTCGCGCTCGAGCTCGACGGACAACTGGTGTGCAAGAGCGATGCGCACACGTTCATTCAGCCGTTGCTCGACGATCAATATAT
This Paraburkholderia phymatum STM815 DNA region includes the following protein-coding sequences:
- a CDS encoding TauD/TfdA dioxygenase family protein is translated as MQSSGALQTFDIVAFDAPVGAEVLGLDLNEPLSADDFARIHRAHLDYHVLVFREQRITPEQHVAFSRRFGPLQIHVLRQFQLPGHPEVLIVSNIRENGQPIGLGDAGHFWHSDLSYKEKPSLGSLLHAQELPSEGGDTLFANMHLAWDTLPEHLRKAVEGRTAEHTYLAKYAELQKRSPWRPNLSAEQVAEVKPVVHPVVRTHPETGRKALFVSEHFTTHIVGLPEDESRDLLGALFVHSVRDEHIYRHQWAEHDLVFWDNRSLMHLAAGTPDHLRRKLYRTTIEGDAPF